One window of the Delphinus delphis chromosome 20, mDelDel1.2, whole genome shotgun sequence genome contains the following:
- the DKKL1 gene encoding dickkopf-like protein 1 isoform X2, with protein sequence MRSMDSFFSAPMDFRGLPRNYHQEENQKHRLGNKTLSSHLQIDKVTNNKTGEVLISEKVVASIEPGEGSLQGDWKVPKIEEKEALVPVPKAMDSFHPEPHPRMVFWIMKLPRRRSHQDAQESDHWLSEKQHRLQAIRDGLREGTREDVLEQGTQSSSHARLPARKTHFLYILRPSQQL encoded by the exons ATGCGGAGCATGGACAGCTTCTTCTCTGCTCCTATGGACTTCCGGGGCCTCCCTAGGAACTACCACCAAGAAGAGAACCAGAAGCACAGGCTGGGAAACAAAACTCTCTCCAGCCACCTCCAGATTGACAAG GTGACCAACAACAAGACAGGAGAGGTGCTGATCTCTGAGAAGGTGGTGGCATCCATCGAGCCAGGAGAGGGGAGCTTACAGGGTGACTGGAAG GTACCCAAGATAGAGGAGAAGGAGGCCCTGGTGCCTGTCCCAAAGGCCATGGACAGCTTCCACCCGGAACCCCACCCCCGAATGGTCTTCTGGATCATGAAGCTGCCACGGCGGAGGTCCCACCAGGATGCCCAGGAGAGCGACCACTGGCTCAGTGAGAAGCAACACCGCCTGCAGGCCATCCGGGATGGGCTCCGAGAGGGGACCCGTGAGGACGTCCTCGAACAGGGGACCCAGAGCTCCTCTCATGCCAGGCTGCCTGCCCGCAAGACCCACTTCCTGTATATCCTCAGGCCCTCCCAGCAGTTATAG
- the DKKL1 gene encoding dickkopf-like protein 1 isoform X1, which translates to MWHPLVLLLLLPSASVPPSTAAPIRDGDAQESSSGFLGLQSLLQAFTRLFLKPQDDLMRSMDSFFSAPMDFRGLPRNYHQEENQKHRLGNKTLSSHLQIDKVTNNKTGEVLISEKVVASIEPGEGSLQGDWKVPKIEEKEALVPVPKAMDSFHPEPHPRMVFWIMKLPRRRSHQDAQESDHWLSEKQHRLQAIRDGLREGTREDVLEQGTQSSSHARLPARKTHFLYILRPSQQL; encoded by the exons ATGTGGCACCCGCTAGTCCTGTTGTTGCTGCTCCCCTCTGCCTCGGTGCCCCCCTCCACTGCAGCCCCGATCCGCGATGGTGACGCCCAGGAGAGCTCCTCGGGTTTTCTAGGTCTCCAGAGTCTACTCCAAGCCTTCACCCGGCTTTTCCTGAAA ccccaggatgACCTGATGCGGAGCATGGACAGCTTCTTCTCTGCTCCTATGGACTTCCGGGGCCTCCCTAGGAACTACCACCAAGAAGAGAACCAGAAGCACAGGCTGGGAAACAAAACTCTCTCCAGCCACCTCCAGATTGACAAG GTGACCAACAACAAGACAGGAGAGGTGCTGATCTCTGAGAAGGTGGTGGCATCCATCGAGCCAGGAGAGGGGAGCTTACAGGGTGACTGGAAG GTACCCAAGATAGAGGAGAAGGAGGCCCTGGTGCCTGTCCCAAAGGCCATGGACAGCTTCCACCCGGAACCCCACCCCCGAATGGTCTTCTGGATCATGAAGCTGCCACGGCGGAGGTCCCACCAGGATGCCCAGGAGAGCGACCACTGGCTCAGTGAGAAGCAACACCGCCTGCAGGCCATCCGGGATGGGCTCCGAGAGGGGACCCGTGAGGACGTCCTCGAACAGGGGACCCAGAGCTCCTCTCATGCCAGGCTGCCTGCCCGCAAGACCCACTTCCTGTATATCCTCAGGCCCTCCCAGCAGTTATAG